A genomic region of Micromonospora sp. NBC_01796 contains the following coding sequences:
- a CDS encoding DUF1801 domain-containing protein — protein MKATSINDFLAGLDAPLRETAEAVRPVIDGTLTDATGVMWHGHPVWGLGEVPGQRPICLLKAYTSYVTFGLWRGREVTDRSGRLIPGARQMASVRLSTTGDIDGPLFVDWLRQARALEGK, from the coding sequence ATGAAGGCGACAAGCATCAACGATTTCCTGGCCGGACTCGACGCCCCGTTGAGGGAGACGGCCGAGGCGGTCCGCCCGGTCATCGACGGGACGCTGACCGACGCGACCGGGGTGATGTGGCACGGCCACCCGGTGTGGGGCCTCGGCGAGGTCCCGGGACAACGGCCGATCTGCCTGCTCAAGGCCTACACCTCGTACGTCACCTTCGGGCTGTGGCGCGGCCGGGAGGTCACCGATCGCTCCGGCCGTCTGATCCCGGGGGCCCGGCAGATGGCCTCGGTACGGCTGTCCACCACCGGGGACATCGACGGGCCGCTCTTCGTCGACTGGCTGC
- a CDS encoding LysR family transcriptional regulator: MLERHEIETFLTLAEELHFGRTAERLRVTTGRISHVIRKLERRIGAPLFERTSRVVRITPIGRQLADDLAPLVEQMDTALRRAVEAGRGVTGQLRVAFLGEYLAPVLLKAVRLFTARHPDCDVDVREVQLSSSRASLLDGSIDILVASYPFDGMARGPALMVERRVLAVAATHPLADAESVSLEVLADHPVVQYPAITSAAFKRDRTPEHTPDGRPTMKGPHGNTFSEMLSLVAMGRGVLPVGEQTERYYPRPDIVYVPIHDAPPIERGPIWLEANTTTRIQEFVQAATDANPPIPQPAVPNGPRLTTG, from the coding sequence ATGCTGGAGCGCCACGAGATCGAGACCTTCCTGACGCTCGCCGAGGAGCTGCACTTCGGTCGTACCGCCGAACGCCTGCGAGTGACCACCGGCCGGATCAGCCACGTCATCAGGAAGCTGGAACGGCGGATCGGGGCTCCGCTGTTCGAGCGCACCAGTCGGGTCGTCCGCATCACGCCCATCGGCCGGCAGTTGGCCGACGACCTGGCCCCGCTGGTCGAGCAGATGGACACGGCGCTGCGCCGAGCCGTAGAGGCGGGCCGTGGCGTGACCGGCCAGCTCCGGGTGGCGTTCCTCGGTGAGTACCTGGCACCGGTGCTGCTCAAGGCGGTGAGGTTGTTCACCGCCCGGCACCCCGACTGCGACGTGGACGTACGCGAGGTGCAACTGTCCAGCTCACGGGCCAGCCTGTTGGACGGCTCGATCGACATCCTCGTCGCCTCGTACCCGTTCGACGGCATGGCTCGCGGGCCCGCGCTCATGGTGGAACGGCGCGTCCTGGCCGTCGCCGCGACCCACCCGCTGGCGGATGCCGAATCGGTCTCGCTGGAGGTGCTCGCCGACCATCCGGTGGTCCAGTACCCGGCGATTACGTCGGCGGCGTTCAAGCGGGACCGGACACCCGAGCACACGCCGGATGGCCGCCCCACCATGAAGGGCCCGCACGGCAACACCTTCTCCGAGATGCTGTCACTCGTCGCGATGGGCCGGGGCGTGCTGCCGGTGGGCGAGCAGACCGAGCGCTACTACCCTCGCCCCGACATCGTCTACGTACCGATCCACGACGCCCCGCCCATCGAACGAGGACCGATCTGGCTGGAGGCGAACACGACCACCCGGATCCAGGAGTTCGTCCAGGCCGCGACGG